A window of Macrotis lagotis isolate mMagLag1 chromosome X, bilby.v1.9.chrom.fasta, whole genome shotgun sequence contains these coding sequences:
- the SUDS3 gene encoding sin3 histone deacetylase corepressor complex component SDS3 isoform X2 produces the protein MKEQMYQDKLASLKRQLQQLQEGTLQEYQKRMKKLDQQYKERIRNAELFLQLETEQVERNYIKEKKAAVKEFEDKKVELKENLIAELEEKKKMIENEKLTMELTGDSMEVKPIMTRKLRRRPNDPVPIPDKRRKPAPAQLNYLLTDEQIMEDLRTLNKLKSPKRPASPSSPEHLPSTPAESPAQRFEARIEDGKLYYDKRWYHKSQAIYLESKENTKISCVISSVGANEIWVRKTSDSTKMRIYLGQLQRGLFVIRRRSAA, from the exons GATGTATCAGGACAAACTGGCATCTCTCAAAAGGCAATTACAGCAACTGCAGGAAG GTACATTACAGGAGTAtcagaaaaggatgaaaaaactGGACCAGCAGTACAAAGAAAGGATACGAAATGCAG AACTTTTCCTTCAGCTGGAA ACAGAACAGGTGGAGAGAAATTACATTAAAGAGAAGAAGGCTGCTGTGAAGGAGTTTGAGGATAAGAAGGTGGAGCTAAAGGAGAACCTGATTGCTGAGCTcgaggagaagaagaaaatgattgaaaatgaGAAGCTGACCATGGAGCTGACAGGAG atTCCATGGAAGTGAAGCCTATCATGACAAGGAAATTGAGGCGGCGGCCAAATGATCCAGTTCCAATTCCAGACAAGAGGCGGAAACCTGCCCCTG CCCAGCTGAACTATTTGTTAACAGATGAACAAATCATGGAGGATCTCAGGACATTAAATAAG CTTAAATCACCCAAGAGACCAG catctcccTCTTCTCCAGAGCATCTCCCTTCAACACCTGCAGAATCTCCTGCCCAGCGGTTTGAAGCTCGGATAGAAGATGGCAAACTCTACTATGATAAAAGATG gtACCACAAGAGCCAGGCTATctatttggagtcaaaagagaACACCAAGATAAGCTGTGTGATCAGTTCTGTTGGTGCCAATGAG ATCTGGGTCCGGAAGACCAGCGACAGCACCAAGATGAGGATCTACCTGGGGCAGCTTCAGCGGGGGCTCTTTGTGATCCGCCGGCGCTCAGCTGCGTGA